In a single window of the Petrotoga olearia DSM 13574 genome:
- the eno gene encoding phosphopyruvate hydratase: MEKFYDEIVSVKAREVLDSRGNPTVEAEVTLSTGATGSAIVPSGASTGKFEALELRDGNKDYYMGKGVTKAVNNVNNIIEQEVVGLNAFDQVNVDKVMLDLDGTENKENLGANAILAVSMAVARAAANSLGLPLYKYLGGVNAKVLPVPMMNIVNGGQHADNNLDIQEFMIMPAGFNSFKDALRAGAEVFHNLKNILKKEGHITSVGDEGGFAPNLNSNEEAIKYIIRAIQAAGYEPGKQIFIAMDAAASEFYNEETKKYSVDGKDMSSNELADYYISLIDKYPIKSLEDPFDQDDWEGYSQFTAKVRNRVQIVGDDLYVTNVKRLQKGIDLKATNSILIKLNQIGSVTETLDAIELAYKNNMTAVVSHRSGETEDTFIADLVVGVNAGFIKTGSLSRTDRIAKYNQLLRIEEELDTTAQYRGLNAFYSIKK; the protein is encoded by the coding sequence ATGGAAAAGTTTTATGATGAAATAGTATCAGTAAAAGCAAGAGAGGTATTAGATTCAAGGGGTAATCCAACCGTTGAAGCAGAAGTTACTTTGTCTACTGGCGCAACCGGTTCAGCTATTGTTCCTTCAGGCGCTTCAACGGGTAAATTTGAAGCATTAGAATTAAGAGATGGTAATAAAGATTATTATATGGGAAAAGGTGTTACTAAAGCTGTAAATAACGTAAACAATATTATTGAACAAGAAGTCGTTGGATTGAACGCTTTTGATCAAGTTAATGTTGATAAAGTGATGTTGGACTTAGATGGAACAGAAAACAAAGAAAATCTTGGAGCAAACGCCATATTAGCTGTTTCTATGGCGGTGGCAAGGGCTGCTGCAAACTCTCTAGGACTACCTCTCTACAAGTACTTAGGAGGAGTGAACGCCAAAGTTTTACCCGTACCAATGATGAATATAGTAAACGGTGGACAACATGCTGATAATAATCTAGATATTCAAGAGTTCATGATTATGCCTGCTGGATTTAATTCATTTAAGGATGCTTTGAGAGCAGGAGCAGAGGTTTTTCATAATTTAAAAAATATTTTGAAAAAAGAAGGGCACATAACTTCTGTTGGAGATGAAGGTGGTTTCGCTCCAAATTTAAATTCGAATGAAGAAGCTATTAAATACATTATTAGAGCCATACAAGCCGCTGGTTACGAACCTGGTAAACAAATTTTCATTGCTATGGATGCTGCTGCTTCTGAGTTTTACAATGAAGAGACAAAAAAATACTCTGTTGATGGAAAAGATATGAGTTCGAATGAATTAGCAGATTATTATATATCATTAATTGATAAATATCCTATTAAGTCATTAGAAGATCCATTCGATCAAGATGACTGGGAAGGTTACTCTCAATTCACTGCAAAGGTAAGAAACAGGGTTCAAATAGTTGGTGATGACTTATACGTTACAAATGTCAAAAGATTGCAAAAAGGTATAGATTTAAAAGCTACCAACTCTATTTTGATCAAATTGAATCAAATAGGAAGTGTAACAGAGACTCTAGACGCAATTGAATTGGCCTATAAAAATAATATGACTGCCGTTGTATCTCATCGTTCAGGAGAAACAGAAGATACTTTTATTGCTGATTTAGTTGTAGGGGTAAATGCAGGTTTTATTAAGACCGGATCACTCTCAAGAACAGACAGAATAGCAAAATATAATCAGTTGTTAAGAATCGAAGAAGAACTCGATACAACCGCTCAATATAGAGGATTGAATGCTTTTTATTCAATTAAGAAATAG
- a CDS encoding LysM peptidoglycan-binding domain-containing protein: MKRLFWIFLLGLAFFLSGCTVFQPTSQEPTLPNKDLELIQNHLDALDERLTQMEEKLNSLSDEIYQISKNNSYAYDMAKSLKDQYTNIDSRVVTLENYLYEGRSTESIDKLLDLDQRVRSLEGQINNVSQKKVNNFTNTDLDQKILQLEVQIAELQNVVNNIPKNDQKILLDTVNSLTEKVNNLEKSFQNSEFYFLENGNIKELVQQEVDKLNLEKYVENIVDYKTEETVSKFYYKNQSTEILNVKTLENQVSSLSKELENVKYDLQKVITQPPNSLNEKYFGQIQNIEMKIDQLYKSVGEAEASYLFENSNEVRYKVKSGDTLISISNAFNLGNKGVQIIQQANNLQSTNIKVGQELIIPVNNIEEYIRWPFPKTSLSNYENIVVRFGERNAAGVSSGIGVLVQTEQVYPVLPGRVIETGKLPNASWYIKTDHGNSIVSVIGNIKTPYVDEGKWVDSNTSLGITQAGSIVMVELWKNGEPRDPLKLFYNRIGDFQATYYTEWDDKLVYSPTFRLTKSGEKPTPYKTIASDPDVLPLGTIVYIPELSDLPNKGYFEVQDTGAKVLGNKIDIYVNDVRLANNSLQNLTVYVVGRKSDV, encoded by the coding sequence ATGAAGAGATTATTTTGGATTTTTTTGTTAGGTTTGGCATTTTTTCTATCAGGGTGTACGGTTTTTCAACCGACTTCTCAAGAACCGACTTTGCCAAACAAAGATTTGGAGTTAATTCAAAATCATTTGGATGCGTTGGATGAGCGTTTAACTCAAATGGAAGAAAAACTTAATAGTTTATCTGATGAAATTTATCAAATTTCAAAGAATAACAGTTATGCTTATGATATGGCAAAAAGCTTAAAAGATCAGTACACCAATATTGATAGCAGAGTAGTAACCTTGGAAAATTATTTGTATGAAGGGCGGAGTACTGAATCTATTGATAAACTGCTAGATTTAGATCAAAGGGTTCGAAGTTTAGAGGGCCAAATTAACAATGTTTCTCAAAAAAAGGTTAATAATTTTACAAATACTGATTTAGATCAAAAAATATTGCAATTGGAAGTTCAGATTGCAGAATTACAAAATGTTGTGAACAATATTCCCAAGAATGATCAAAAAATTCTATTAGATACCGTGAATTCCCTAACGGAAAAGGTTAATAATTTGGAAAAAAGTTTTCAAAATTCCGAATTTTACTTTTTGGAAAACGGAAATATAAAAGAGCTTGTGCAACAAGAGGTGGACAAACTGAATTTAGAAAAATATGTAGAAAACATAGTAGATTATAAAACTGAAGAGACAGTTTCTAAATTTTATTATAAGAACCAGTCCACAGAAATTTTGAACGTTAAAACTTTAGAAAACCAGGTTTCTTCTTTAAGCAAAGAGTTAGAAAATGTAAAATATGACCTTCAAAAGGTTATTACCCAACCACCAAATTCATTAAATGAGAAATATTTTGGTCAGATACAAAATATCGAAATGAAGATCGACCAACTATATAAATCTGTAGGAGAAGCAGAAGCTAGTTATTTGTTTGAGAATTCAAACGAAGTAAGGTATAAAGTTAAGTCTGGGGATACCCTTATAAGCATTTCAAATGCGTTTAACTTAGGAAATAAAGGTGTTCAGATTATTCAGCAAGCCAATAATCTACAATCAACGAATATTAAAGTAGGGCAAGAATTAATCATACCCGTGAATAATATTGAAGAGTATATCAGGTGGCCCTTCCCTAAAACATCACTTTCAAATTATGAAAATATTGTTGTGAGGTTTGGAGAGAGAAATGCTGCTGGAGTTTCTAGTGGGATAGGAGTTTTGGTTCAAACAGAGCAGGTTTATCCGGTTTTGCCTGGAAGAGTGATAGAGACTGGGAAATTACCAAATGCCAGTTGGTATATAAAAACGGACCATGGAAATTCTATTGTGAGTGTCATAGGGAATATAAAAACTCCATATGTTGATGAGGGCAAATGGGTGGATTCGAATACATCATTAGGAATAACTCAAGCAGGTAGTATTGTAATGGTTGAATTGTGGAAGAACGGAGAACCAAGAGATCCTTTAAAACTTTTTTATAATAGGATTGGAGATTTTCAGGCAACCTACTACACAGAATGGGATGACAAGCTTGTCTATTCACCAACTTTTAGGTTAACAAAGTCTGGAGAAAAACCAACACCATACAAAACAATTGCGTCTGATCCTGATGTCTTGCCTTTAGGAACGATAGTTTATATACCTGAATTGTCAGATCTTCCAAATAAAGGGTATTTTGAGGTTCAAGATACGGGTGCCAAAGTTTTGGGGAATAAGATTGATATTTACGTGAACGATGTTAGATTAGCTAATAATAGTTTACAGAATTTAACCGTTTACGTGGTCGGCAGAAAATCCGACGTATAA
- the pyrH gene encoding UMP kinase, which produces MYKRVLLKLSGEALSGEGGKGFSEKTLTYLVNEVKKIHQLNIKLGIVVGAGNIFRGKELKDFRIQMADQLGMLGTVINSLYLKNVFESNGLKSVVVSPIVNLPSVMPLKYDFIEQCFEAGYIVLFAGGTSNPLFTTDTASALRAIEMNADILVKATKVDGIYDKDPKLFEDAKKYDNITYEQAIKEQIKVMDTEAFSICEKNNLSILIINFFEEGNLLKAVEGENIGTKVNH; this is translated from the coding sequence ATGTACAAAAGAGTATTACTAAAATTGAGTGGGGAAGCTTTGAGTGGTGAAGGGGGAAAAGGGTTTTCTGAGAAAACGTTAACATATTTGGTGAATGAGGTCAAGAAAATTCATCAGTTAAATATTAAATTGGGGATCGTTGTGGGAGCTGGAAACATATTTAGAGGGAAAGAGCTAAAAGATTTTCGAATTCAAATGGCTGATCAATTAGGAATGCTGGGCACCGTCATAAATTCACTGTATCTTAAAAACGTTTTTGAAAGCAATGGTTTGAAAAGTGTTGTAGTTTCTCCCATTGTAAATTTACCTTCTGTAATGCCACTCAAATATGATTTTATTGAACAGTGTTTTGAAGCTGGCTATATTGTTTTATTTGCTGGCGGAACTTCTAATCCTCTGTTTACTACGGATACAGCCTCTGCCTTGAGGGCTATCGAAATGAATGCGGATATACTTGTTAAAGCTACGAAGGTTGATGGTATATACGATAAAGATCCAAAATTATTCGAAGATGCCAAAAAATATGATAACATAACTTATGAACAAGCAATTAAAGAGCAAATAAAAGTTATGGATACAGAGGCGTTTTCAATATGTGAAAAAAATAATCTTTCCATATTGATCATCAATTTTTTTGAAGAAGGTAACTTGCTTAAAGCCGTAGAGGGAGAGAATATTGGCACTAAAGTCAACCACTAA
- a CDS encoding solute carrier family 23 protein produces the protein MVDFAPISEAGWVTVPVPFKYGLAFNWSLIIPWILAYIITTVETVGDLTAIAEVSGEPVEGEIHDQRLKRGVLLDGVGSALAAVFNTLPNTTFSQNIDDKKCLY, from the coding sequence ATGGTGGATTTTGCTCCAATATCAGAAGCAGGATGGGTAACCGTTCCAGTTCCCTTTAAATATGGGTTAGCTTTTAACTGGAGTCTTATTATCCCTTGGATTTTAGCCTATATCATCACAACGGTTGAAACAGTGGGTGATTTGACAGCTATTGCAGAAGTTAGTGGTGAACCAGTTGAAGGCGAAATACATGATCAAAGATTAAAAAGAGGAGTTTTGTTAGATGGTGTGGGAAGTGCTTTGGCAGCTGTTTTCAACACACTTCCTAATACAACCTTCAGTCAAAATATAGATGATAAAAAATGTTTATATTAG
- the thrC gene encoding threonine synthase: MKYVKDLVCISCGEKYEPLPTQYLCPKCGEKGILDVEYDYEKIKTDWNKQDLKANPDPSIWRYLPLLPIEPTTPKPTLRVGGTPLYKSKVMAKLLGIETLYLKDDGLNPTGSLKDRASAIAVVKAQEAGMNIVSCASTGNAASSLAGNIASMGNEMKAVIFVPSRAPIGKVTQLLIFGALVLSVKGSYEETFYLSQEAINKRGWYNRNAAINPYLVEGKKTSSIEIAEQLNWEMVDWLVYSVGDGCTIAGAWKGVYDLKQIGFIDKLPKLLGVQSEGCAPITEAFKKGTDLIPVPENTIADSIAVGKPRNYMKAIKAIKESNGDMINVSDQEILDMMKTLGKNTGIFGEPAGVAGIAGIKKAVENGIIKSSESVAVVITGNGLKDIKNAEKAVGAPLTLRPDLKELSQLLNDYNF; encoded by the coding sequence CTGAAATATGTAAAAGATTTGGTGTGTATTTCTTGTGGAGAAAAATACGAACCGCTACCTACACAATATCTTTGCCCAAAATGTGGAGAAAAAGGCATTTTGGATGTTGAATATGATTATGAAAAGATAAAAACAGATTGGAATAAACAAGATTTAAAAGCAAATCCAGATCCATCTATTTGGAGATATTTGCCACTTTTGCCTATAGAACCTACCACTCCCAAGCCCACTTTAAGGGTAGGAGGAACACCTCTTTATAAAAGTAAAGTTATGGCAAAACTGCTAGGTATAGAAACTCTATACCTTAAAGATGATGGTTTAAATCCAACAGGTTCTTTGAAAGACAGGGCTTCCGCTATAGCTGTAGTAAAGGCACAAGAAGCCGGTATGAACATTGTTTCTTGTGCTTCCACGGGGAACGCCGCTTCTTCGTTGGCAGGTAATATAGCATCTATGGGAAATGAAATGAAGGCAGTTATCTTTGTCCCTTCTAGGGCTCCGATTGGAAAGGTTACTCAGCTCTTGATTTTTGGTGCGCTTGTTCTTTCTGTAAAGGGTTCATATGAAGAGACTTTCTATCTATCCCAAGAAGCTATTAATAAGCGTGGATGGTATAACAGAAATGCTGCAATTAACCCTTATTTAGTTGAAGGCAAGAAGACATCTTCCATAGAAATAGCTGAACAATTAAATTGGGAAATGGTTGATTGGTTAGTTTACTCTGTTGGTGATGGTTGTACAATAGCAGGAGCTTGGAAAGGTGTGTATGATTTAAAACAAATCGGATTCATTGATAAGTTACCAAAGTTATTAGGTGTTCAATCTGAAGGTTGCGCACCAATAACTGAAGCTTTTAAAAAAGGTACAGATCTGATTCCCGTTCCAGAAAACACAATTGCTGATAGCATAGCAGTTGGAAAACCTCGAAATTATATGAAAGCTATCAAAGCCATTAAAGAATCAAATGGTGATATGATCAACGTATCGGACCAGGAAATCCTAGATATGATGAAAACTTTAGGTAAGAATACAGGCATTTTTGGTGAACCTGCTGGAGTAGCTGGGATTGCTGGCATAAAAAAAGCAGTTGAAAATGGTATAATCAAATCTTCTGAAAGTGTTGCCGTTGTGATTACAGGGAACGGTTTAAAAGATATTAAAAATGCTGAAAAAGCGGTAGGAGCTCCTTTAACTTTGCGACCAGATTTGAAAGAATTATCTCAATTATTAAATGATTATAATTTTTAA
- the mnmA gene encoding tRNA 2-thiouridine(34) synthase MnmA yields the protein MSNKRVLMLMSGGVDSSVAAYLLKEQNYQVIGLHFKTVNDVIFSLIPEKKKVCCSPSDTQDALKIANKLDLDDFQIVDIKKEFKEKIINYFINTYKEGKTPNPCMLCNKFFKFGKALEIAHSYDADLVSSGHYLIKEYSEKYTTYVIKKGVDQYKDQSYFLSYIDKNTLPYLYFPLGNMYKVQIRDIAKKIGLSVANKPDSQELCFIPDNDYRKFLKEYGVNSEEGKVYDLEGNEIGTHTGYMNYTIGQRTGISYYKNANVKLHVYKIVPQKNIIIVAPTEKMYSKELIVRNVNFFVDFDKVEGFCRVRKKSEEKPAVVSKISDNTLEVSFKEPIFAVTPGQFATIYDESGVVLASGIINV from the coding sequence ATGTCTAATAAAAGAGTATTAATGCTCATGAGTGGTGGGGTAGATAGTTCTGTTGCTGCATATCTTTTGAAAGAACAAAATTATCAAGTTATAGGACTTCATTTCAAAACCGTGAACGATGTTATCTTTTCATTGATCCCTGAAAAAAAGAAAGTTTGTTGTAGTCCTTCAGATACACAAGATGCCTTAAAAATTGCAAATAAGTTAGATCTTGATGATTTTCAGATAGTTGATATAAAAAAGGAATTTAAAGAGAAAATAATCAATTATTTCATCAATACCTATAAAGAAGGTAAAACGCCCAATCCTTGCATGTTATGCAACAAGTTTTTTAAGTTCGGAAAGGCTTTAGAGATAGCTCATAGCTACGACGCAGATTTGGTTTCCAGTGGTCACTATTTAATAAAAGAGTATTCCGAAAAGTATACTACCTATGTTATTAAAAAAGGTGTTGATCAATACAAAGATCAATCATATTTTCTATCTTATATAGACAAAAATACTCTTCCTTATTTGTACTTTCCTTTAGGGAATATGTATAAAGTTCAGATAAGAGATATAGCAAAAAAAATAGGATTAAGTGTGGCAAATAAGCCTGACAGTCAAGAGTTATGTTTTATTCCTGATAACGATTACAGAAAATTTCTAAAAGAATATGGAGTTAATTCTGAAGAAGGAAAAGTTTACGATTTAGAAGGAAACGAAATAGGAACACACACAGGATACATGAATTATACTATTGGTCAACGTACCGGGATAAGCTACTATAAAAACGCAAATGTGAAATTACATGTATATAAAATAGTGCCCCAAAAGAATATTATTATAGTTGCTCCTACTGAAAAAATGTATTCTAAAGAGCTTATTGTACGGAACGTTAACTTTTTTGTGGATTTTGATAAAGTAGAAGGCTTTTGTAGAGTTCGTAAGAAAAGCGAAGAAAAGCCAGCAGTTGTTAGTAAGATTTCTGATAATACTTTAGAAGTGAGTTTTAAAGAACCGATATTTGCTGTTACACCCGGTCAATTTGCAACAATTTATGACGAAAGCGGTGTTGTTTTAGCTTCGGGTATAATCAATGTTTAA
- a CDS encoding YgeY family selenium metabolism-linked hydrolase has protein sequence MNYKQILSKAEEYKKDMTKFLRDMIAIPSESGNEKDVILRIKEEMEKVGFDRIDIDPMGNILGYIGHGKHLIAMDAHIDTVGIGDINLWNYDPYKGYEDDEIIVGRGASDQEGGMASMVYGAQIIKDLDLNDDYTLLITGTVQEEDCDGLCWQYIIEEDKIKPEFVVITEPTSCNIYRGQRGRMEIKVTTHGVSCHGSAPERGDNAIYKMADIVKELPVLHTCLKNDDFLGKGSLTVSEIFFSSPSRCAVADGCSISIDRRLTWGESWNDALKEIKNLPSSEKHNSDVELYTYEKPSYTGLIYPTQAYFPAWVLPEDHPVCQTLKEAYQNLFEKKPLVDKWTFSTNGVSIMGRYGIPCIGFGPGHEDQAHAPNEKTWKNELVKAAAMYACIPKLYTQKYL, from the coding sequence ATGAATTACAAACAAATTCTATCCAAAGCTGAAGAATATAAAAAAGATATGACTAAATTTCTCAGGGACATGATAGCTATTCCAAGTGAAAGTGGAAATGAAAAAGATGTTATTTTAAGAATTAAAGAAGAGATGGAAAAAGTAGGTTTTGACAGAATAGATATTGATCCAATGGGGAACATTTTAGGTTACATTGGCCACGGAAAACACTTAATAGCTATGGATGCTCATATAGATACAGTAGGTATTGGAGATATAAATTTATGGAATTACGATCCTTATAAAGGTTATGAAGACGATGAAATTATCGTTGGGAGAGGAGCTAGTGATCAAGAAGGTGGAATGGCTTCTATGGTTTACGGAGCCCAGATCATCAAAGATTTAGATTTAAACGACGATTATACACTATTAATCACCGGTACTGTTCAAGAAGAAGATTGTGATGGACTTTGTTGGCAATACATAATTGAAGAAGATAAAATCAAACCCGAATTTGTCGTTATTACCGAACCAACTTCGTGTAATATATATAGAGGCCAGCGTGGGCGGATGGAAATAAAAGTAACCACCCATGGTGTTAGTTGTCACGGTTCAGCACCTGAAAGAGGAGATAACGCTATTTATAAAATGGCGGATATTGTTAAAGAGTTACCAGTACTCCATACGTGTTTAAAGAATGATGATTTTTTAGGAAAAGGTAGCTTGACAGTTTCCGAAATTTTTTTCTCTTCTCCTTCTAGATGTGCCGTTGCAGATGGTTGTTCTATATCCATAGATAGGAGATTGACTTGGGGAGAAAGTTGGAACGATGCTTTAAAAGAGATTAAAAATTTACCTTCATCTGAGAAGCATAACTCTGATGTGGAACTTTACACCTATGAAAAACCATCCTACACCGGATTAATATATCCAACACAAGCATATTTCCCAGCTTGGGTATTACCAGAAGATCATCCTGTTTGTCAAACTCTCAAAGAAGCGTATCAAAACTTATTTGAAAAAAAACCTTTGGTAGATAAGTGGACTTTTTCTACCAATGGTGTTTCCATAATGGGAAGATATGGAATACCTTGTATTGGGTTTGGTCCTGGCCATGAAGATCAAGCACATGCTCCCAACGAAAAAACATGGAAAAATGAATTGGTGAAGGCCGCTGCAATGTATGCATGCATACCTAAGTTGTATACACAAAAATACTTGTAA
- a CDS encoding pyridoxal-phosphate dependent enzyme: MIDLTVNKDVLEKVVERAKENNIIIPTFAQMRNPELIPDEIKQRLKNISLWDINSFNLFRITWKNEPVPKGGLYGDVNYFELPSELTGVKARIVALVGKWFPTGSHKVGSTFGCLVPRLVTGQFDPTSQKAVWPSTGNYCRGGAYNSQLLGCESIAILPEGMSKERFEWLSKVAGEVIGTPGSESNVKEIFDKCKELKSTYDNIVIFNQFEEMGNRLWHYVVTGPAMEEVLQKIMREKDRLAGTVFTSGSSGTLGSGEYLKSIYPKSKLAVSEALQCPTLLNNGFGAHRIEGIGDKHVPWIHNVKNTDMVIGVDDNDAMNLIRLCNEPEGRDFLRKQGISSEVVDNLSLLGISSIANVLSAIKFAKYYELTEKDVIMTVFTDSMELYGSRLKELQEQEGKYSQQKAAIDFYRHILGIKTDFIQELSYYDKKRIHNLKYYTWIEQQGKELDELNEQWYNCEEYWGNAFETADKIDQLIIEFNKKTGLLD, translated from the coding sequence ATGATAGATTTAACTGTTAATAAAGACGTGTTAGAAAAAGTTGTCGAAAGGGCTAAAGAGAACAACATTATTATACCAACCTTTGCTCAAATGCGAAACCCTGAATTGATTCCTGATGAAATCAAACAAAGGTTAAAAAATATCAGCTTATGGGACATTAACTCTTTTAACTTATTCAGAATTACTTGGAAAAACGAACCTGTTCCAAAAGGTGGTCTGTATGGGGATGTAAATTACTTTGAGTTACCATCTGAATTAACAGGTGTTAAAGCTCGGATCGTTGCATTAGTTGGTAAATGGTTTCCAACCGGGTCTCACAAAGTTGGTTCCACCTTTGGTTGTCTTGTGCCAAGACTTGTGACTGGTCAATTTGATCCTACTAGTCAAAAAGCAGTTTGGCCTTCAACAGGCAACTATTGCCGTGGAGGTGCATATAACTCTCAGCTTTTAGGATGTGAATCCATAGCTATACTTCCTGAAGGCATGAGTAAAGAAAGATTCGAATGGTTGTCAAAAGTTGCAGGGGAAGTAATTGGAACACCAGGGAGTGAGAGTAACGTAAAAGAGATATTTGATAAATGTAAGGAATTAAAGTCTACTTACGACAATATTGTTATTTTTAACCAATTCGAGGAAATGGGCAATCGTTTGTGGCATTATGTAGTTACTGGACCTGCTATGGAAGAGGTCTTGCAAAAAATCATGCGTGAGAAAGACAGATTAGCCGGAACAGTATTTACTTCAGGATCTTCAGGAACATTGGGATCTGGAGAATATTTAAAATCTATATATCCAAAGAGTAAATTAGCTGTATCAGAGGCATTACAATGTCCTACTTTATTAAACAACGGATTTGGTGCACATAGAATTGAAGGCATAGGAGATAAACATGTTCCTTGGATTCATAATGTTAAAAATACGGATATGGTTATCGGGGTTGATGATAATGATGCTATGAATTTAATAAGGCTTTGCAATGAACCAGAAGGAAGGGATTTTTTAAGAAAACAGGGAATTTCTTCAGAGGTTGTAGATAATTTATCTTTGCTTGGAATTTCGTCTATTGCAAATGTACTTTCGGCAATAAAATTTGCCAAATACTATGAATTAACAGAAAAAGATGTAATAATGACAGTATTCACCGATTCTATGGAGTTATATGGTTCCAGGCTTAAAGAGTTACAAGAACAAGAAGGTAAATATAGTCAACAAAAGGCGGCAATAGATTTTTATAGACATATATTAGGAATAAAAACTGACTTTATTCAAGAATTGAGTTATTACGATAAAAAAAGAATACACAATTTAAAATACTATACTTGGATAGAACAGCAGGGTAAAGAACTCGACGAATTAAACGAACAATGGTACAACTGTGAAGAATACTGGGGGAATGCATTTGAAACAGCAGATAAAATTGATCAACTAATAATTGAATTTAACAAAAAAACAGGATTATTAGACTAA
- the coaD gene encoding pantetheine-phosphate adenylyltransferase, producing MGIRDAAYPGSFDPITFGHVNIVKRASERFDNLYVVVMNNPKKKYLFSLHERIEMVKKDLEGIKNVIVESFDGLLVNYLKEKKIYNLIRGLRAVSDYEYELQMANANHMLFPELEIFFLMADTDFSYISSSMIKEIASYNGDVSKWVSKFVEAKLQEKLLKK from the coding sequence ATGGGAATTAGGGACGCAGCATATCCAGGAAGTTTTGATCCAATAACATTTGGGCATGTGAACATAGTGAAACGAGCAAGTGAAAGGTTTGACAATCTTTATGTGGTTGTTATGAATAATCCAAAAAAAAAGTATCTTTTTTCTCTCCATGAAAGGATTGAAATGGTAAAAAAGGATTTAGAAGGTATAAAAAATGTTATTGTTGAATCTTTTGATGGTTTGCTGGTAAATTATTTAAAGGAAAAAAAAATTTATAATTTAATAAGAGGTTTAAGGGCTGTCAGTGATTACGAATATGAACTACAAATGGCAAACGCTAATCATATGCTTTTTCCAGAGTTAGAGATTTTCTTTCTTATGGCTGATACAGATTTTTCTTACATTTCTTCATCGATGATAAAAGAAATTGCATCTTACAATGGAGATGTTAGTAAGTGGGTATCTAAGTTTGTTGAAGCAAAGTTACAAGAAAAACTATTAAAAAAATAG
- a CDS encoding RrF2 family transcriptional regulator — protein sequence MSLTVKSSYALRALFELAVLAEDEGREKVPISELSERQNIPKDFLEKIFIELRDAGIVKSIRGKFGGYALAKNPEDLRLSEIIQVLDKPLQSFDCIVGECSLEIECAVEFVWKRVDNSIMLELSKMTLQDIIDYGRKIAKIKMSEDEGGRLKKINV from the coding sequence ATGTCACTTACTGTCAAAAGTAGCTATGCTTTAAGGGCTTTGTTTGAATTAGCCGTACTAGCCGAAGATGAAGGAAGAGAAAAAGTGCCTATCAGTGAATTATCTGAAAGGCAAAATATACCAAAAGATTTTCTTGAAAAAATATTTATAGAATTACGTGATGCAGGAATAGTTAAATCTATTAGAGGTAAATTTGGTGGATATGCTTTAGCTAAAAATCCAGAAGATTTACGTTTGAGCGAAATTATTCAAGTTTTAGATAAACCACTTCAATCCTTTGATTGTATCGTTGGAGAATGTTCTTTGGAAATAGAATGTGCCGTTGAATTTGTATGGAAAAGGGTTGATAATTCCATCATGTTGGAATTAAGTAAAATGACCTTGCAAGATATAATAGATTACGGAAGAAAAATAGCAAAGATCAAGATGTCAGAAGATGAAGGAGGAAGATTAAAAAAAATAAATGTCTAA
- the tsf gene encoding translation elongation factor Ts yields MDVSIEKIKNLRASTGAGMLDCKNALEEANGDIDKAVEILRKKGSIKAAKKAGRVTNEGIVYSYIHHNEKIGVLLLLGCETDFVARTDDFHDLAKKISLQIASMKPKWISREEVPQEIIDKEKEIYMEELKDSNKPENIKEKIVENKLEKFYTENCLLDQEYVFGEGESIKDIISSMIAKVGENITVDKFARFAIGE; encoded by the coding sequence ATGGACGTATCAATTGAAAAAATAAAGAATCTTAGGGCTTCAACAGGAGCAGGAATGTTAGATTGTAAAAATGCTTTAGAAGAAGCTAACGGAGATATAGATAAAGCCGTTGAAATCTTGAGAAAGAAAGGCTCTATAAAAGCTGCAAAAAAAGCTGGAAGAGTTACTAATGAAGGAATTGTATACTCTTATATTCATCATAATGAAAAAATTGGTGTCTTGCTATTGTTGGGATGTGAAACCGATTTTGTAGCTAGAACAGATGATTTTCATGACTTAGCTAAGAAGATTTCTCTGCAAATTGCTTCGATGAAACCAAAATGGATTTCAAGGGAAGAAGTTCCTCAAGAAATTATAGATAAAGAAAAAGAAATTTACATGGAAGAGTTAAAAGATTCCAACAAACCGGAAAATATCAAGGAAAAAATTGTAGAAAACAAATTAGAAAAGTTCTACACTGAAAATTGTCTTCTTGATCAAGAATATGTTTTTGGTGAAGGGGAAAGTATCAAAGATATTATTAGTTCTATGATAGCAAAAGTAGGAGAAAATATTACAGTAGATAAATTTGCTCGATTTGCAATTGGTGAATAA